The following are from one region of the Nostoc cf. commune SO-36 genome:
- the cysK gene encoding cysteine synthase A yields MRIARNITELVGRTPLVQLNRIPQAEGCVAEIVVKLESMNPSASVKDRIGVSMINAAEEEGLITPGKTVLVEPTSGNTGIALAMASAAKGYRLILTMPETMSGERRAMLRAYGAELELTPGMEGMSGAIQRAQQIVNTTPNTYMLQQFRNPANAKVHRETTALEIWEDTDGQVDIIVAGVGTGGTITGVAEVIKARKPSSKAIAVEPANSPILSGGRPGPHKIQGIGAGFIPQVLKIKLIDEVITVTDEEAIAYSRRLAKEEGLLSGISSGAALCAAIRVAQRQENKGRLIVMIQPSFGERYLSTPLFQDLEARLAASVS; encoded by the coding sequence ATGCGAATAGCTCGTAACATTACAGAATTGGTTGGTCGTACTCCTCTGGTGCAATTAAACCGTATTCCTCAAGCAGAAGGATGTGTTGCGGAAATTGTGGTGAAACTGGAAAGTATGAACCCGTCGGCATCAGTCAAAGACCGGATTGGAGTGAGTATGATTAACGCCGCAGAGGAAGAGGGGTTGATTACTCCTGGAAAGACAGTATTGGTAGAACCCACTTCTGGAAACACAGGAATTGCCTTAGCAATGGCATCAGCAGCAAAGGGTTATAGATTAATTTTGACAATGCCAGAGACGATGAGTGGAGAGCGTCGGGCAATGTTACGGGCTTATGGAGCAGAACTGGAACTAACGCCAGGTATGGAAGGCATGAGTGGGGCAATTCAACGGGCGCAGCAAATAGTTAACACTACACCAAATACCTATATGTTGCAGCAGTTCCGCAATCCAGCTAATGCAAAAGTGCATCGAGAAACGACAGCTCTTGAAATCTGGGAAGATACTGATGGACAAGTAGATATAATCGTTGCAGGGGTAGGCACAGGTGGTACGATCACTGGTGTAGCAGAAGTGATTAAAGCACGCAAGCCTAGTTCTAAGGCGATCGCTGTTGAACCAGCCAATAGCCCAATTTTATCTGGGGGACGGCCAGGACCACACAAAATCCAAGGAATTGGTGCTGGGTTTATTCCCCAAGTTCTCAAGATAAAATTGATTGATGAAGTGATTACCGTCACCGATGAAGAAGCGATCGCTTACAGTCGGCGTTTGGCAAAAGAAGAAGGGCTACTATCTGGTATTTCCAGTGGAGCAGCTTTATGTGCAGCAATTCGCGTTGCCCAACGTCAAGAAAATAAGGGGCGTTTAATTGTAATGATTCAGCCCAGTTTTGGTGAGAGGTATTTGAGTACACCGTTATTCCAAGACTTAGAGGCAAGGTTAGCCGCTAGCGTTAGTTAA
- a CDS encoding PrsW family intramembrane metalloprotease: MVDLSLLLWAAIPPLLLLGYYYCRVPFAPPLLKLLIFFITGAISGILALSLEWVFETVANWFVDWQQMKRWLPGIALRQLVEIGPIEEGCKLAAVFIPTYYLQRTYRLLQSTVFLFTIAVALGFTAEENWIYLFHGTASILDRTIGMPVHAMFSAPWGYALGIYISSNTRLNRDKEFIFKAWLNSIICHSLVNVLSSAWRYSLPLGLLSYGLFPFLLWMFWRLEQLLRKVQGKPVINLVSDRTPQRRYWQRSLVLFALVLGGNAIFGLFLLARILSPLSPSKLFDSEILWFIVSRFSLNLFFGVLAWGIYRYLRHSARRRYF, translated from the coding sequence GTGGTTGATTTATCTCTACTGTTGTGGGCAGCAATACCACCTTTGCTGCTGCTAGGCTACTACTACTGTCGAGTCCCATTTGCCCCACCTCTGTTAAAGTTACTGATATTCTTTATCACCGGGGCAATATCTGGGATTTTAGCCCTTAGCCTCGAATGGGTTTTTGAAACTGTAGCCAACTGGTTTGTAGACTGGCAGCAGATGAAGCGTTGGCTTCCTGGTATAGCCTTGCGGCAGCTTGTGGAAATAGGGCCAATTGAAGAAGGTTGCAAGTTGGCTGCGGTTTTTATCCCAACTTACTATCTGCAACGCACGTATCGATTACTTCAGTCTACCGTTTTCCTCTTCACCATAGCCGTTGCCCTTGGATTCACTGCCGAAGAGAACTGGATTTACCTTTTCCACGGTACAGCATCAATTCTTGACCGTACTATCGGTATGCCAGTCCACGCCATGTTTTCTGCACCTTGGGGATATGCATTAGGAATTTATATTTCCTCTAATACTCGCTTAAATCGAGACAAGGAGTTTATTTTTAAGGCTTGGCTAAATTCTATAATCTGTCATTCCCTAGTTAATGTCTTATCTAGTGCTTGGCGTTACTCACTACCTTTAGGTTTATTGAGTTATGGTTTATTCCCGTTTCTCTTATGGATGTTTTGGCGACTAGAACAATTACTGCGAAAAGTGCAAGGTAAACCTGTAATTAACCTGGTTTCAGACCGTACACCCCAGCGCCGTTACTGGCAGAGAAGTTTAGTATTGTTTGCCCTCGTGCTGGGTGGAAATGCTATTTTTGGGCTGTTTCTCTTAGCCAGGATTCTTAGTCCGTTGAGTCCGTCGAAGCTTTTTGACAGTGAGATTTTGTGGTTTATAGTTAGTCGCTTTTCACTAAATCTCTTTTTCGGAGTTTTAGCTTGGGGGATTTATCGCTATTTGCGACATTCCGCTCGTCGTCGGTATTTTTAA
- a CDS encoding 6-carboxytetrahydropterin synthase → MQCIVNRRAQFSASHRYWLPELSEAENIEKFGACSRFPGHGHNYVLFISLAGELDEYGMVLNLSDVKQVIKREVTSQLDFSYLNDAWAEFQQTLPTTENIARIIWQRLAPHLPLVRVQLFEHPELWADYMGNTMEAYLTISTHFSAAHRLAHPNLSNEENTEIYGKCARPHGHGHNYHLEVTVKGKIDPRTGMIVDLGALNQVIEDYVVEPFDHTFLNKDISYFAEVVPTAENIALYISNLLRSPIQELGAKLYKVKLIESPNNSCEIYCSESESNSVSATGNQPVLASV, encoded by the coding sequence ATGCAATGCATTGTTAATCGCCGCGCCCAGTTTTCAGCAAGTCATCGCTATTGGTTGCCAGAACTGAGTGAAGCTGAGAATATTGAGAAATTTGGTGCTTGCTCTAGATTTCCGGGACATGGACATAATTATGTCTTATTCATCTCCCTAGCCGGGGAATTGGATGAATACGGTATGGTATTGAACTTGTCTGATGTGAAACAGGTAATTAAACGGGAAGTTACCAGTCAATTGGACTTCTCTTATCTCAACGATGCGTGGGCAGAATTTCAACAAACTCTGCCCACCACTGAGAATATTGCCCGGATTATTTGGCAGCGACTAGCACCACACTTGCCTTTAGTCCGTGTGCAGTTATTTGAACATCCTGAACTTTGGGCAGATTATATGGGAAACACAATGGAAGCCTACCTCACTATCAGTACTCACTTTAGCGCCGCCCATCGGTTAGCTCACCCTAATCTCAGTAACGAAGAAAACACTGAGATTTATGGTAAGTGCGCTCGTCCCCACGGTCACGGACACAACTATCATCTAGAAGTTACTGTGAAAGGGAAAATTGACCCACGCACTGGGATGATTGTTGATTTAGGTGCTTTGAACCAAGTAATAGAAGATTATGTGGTTGAGCCATTCGATCACACCTTTTTAAACAAAGACATTTCCTACTTTGCTGAAGTTGTTCCTACTGCTGAGAATATCGCACTTTACATTAGTAATTTACTGCGATCGCCTATTCAAGAATTGGGAGCTAAACTTTACAAAGTGAAACTGATTGAAAGTCCCAATAACTCTTGCGAAATCTACTGTAGTGAGTCTGAATCAAATTCAGTCAGCGCAACCGGGAATCAGCCAGTATTGGCAAGCGTTTAG
- a CDS encoding J domain-containing protein: MVNYNHVSNHYETLKVSPSASQAEIKQAYRRLVKLFHPDSNQETADREQIIRINAAYEVLGDNQNRRNYDQQLQDDSQKLNSDRQQRTASAQNHYQTRRKTGRDVDEQVEEWLRQVYQPVNRLLCTILYSLEEQMDQLAADPFDDELLDEFQEYLKACRDDLKQAQTTFRSLPNPPSLARTAAHLYYSLDQVGDGLDELGYFPLNYDERYLHTGQELFRIATGLHCEAQASVT; this comes from the coding sequence ATGGTCAATTATAACCACGTTTCTAACCATTACGAAACTCTCAAAGTTAGTCCAAGTGCAAGCCAAGCGGAGATTAAGCAAGCTTATCGCCGCTTGGTTAAGTTGTTTCATCCTGACAGTAATCAGGAAACAGCCGATCGTGAGCAAATTATCCGCATCAATGCAGCCTATGAAGTCTTAGGCGACAACCAAAATCGCCGCAATTATGACCAACAACTGCAAGATGACTCTCAAAAATTAAATAGCGATCGCCAACAGCGTACAGCATCAGCGCAAAATCATTACCAGACAAGACGAAAAACTGGACGGGATGTTGACGAGCAAGTTGAAGAATGGCTACGCCAAGTTTACCAACCAGTAAATCGCTTGCTTTGTACCATTCTTTATTCGTTAGAAGAACAAATGGATCAATTAGCTGCTGATCCCTTTGATGATGAGTTGCTAGATGAATTTCAAGAATATTTAAAAGCCTGTCGAGATGACCTCAAGCAGGCACAAACTACTTTTCGCTCCCTGCCGAATCCGCCTAGTTTAGCAAGAACAGCCGCTCACCTTTACTACAGCCTCGATCAAGTAGGAGATGGACTCGATGAATTGGGTTATTTTCCTTTGAACTACGATGAGCGTTATTTACACACAGGTCAAGAACTATTCCGCATAGCTACGGGATTACACTGTGAGGCACAAGCATCTGTTACATAG
- a CDS encoding class I SAM-dependent methyltransferase, which translates to MTAAVNTNLDLASRLVNGILAIQPLANLAKHQARQMMIKRAERIGVSWTQEVETLQALDWKDDLAQVQNPQLSYPDYYVTSFHAYETGNLSWQAAFEVEPAAYAVHAKIRQGTEEAQGDAMLRQSYHDILKSQIANEPQDILDVGCSVGLSSFALQAVYPHAKITGLDLSPYFLAVANYRARQRQAKINWLHAQAESTGLPDASFDLVSIFLMCHELPQSATRQILAQIRRLLRPGGYLAIMDMNPKSEVYKKMPAYILTLLKSTEPYLDEYFALDIEQAIVEAGFQTPTITNNTHRHRTVIAQVSG; encoded by the coding sequence ATGACTGCTGCTGTAAACACTAATCTTGATTTAGCTTCCCGCTTGGTAAATGGCATACTGGCAATCCAGCCTTTAGCTAACCTAGCCAAGCATCAAGCTAGACAAATGATGATTAAACGTGCCGAGAGAATTGGTGTGTCTTGGACGCAAGAAGTCGAAACACTACAGGCACTTGATTGGAAGGACGATCTCGCTCAAGTACAAAATCCTCAGCTTTCCTACCCCGATTATTACGTCACCTCATTCCATGCCTACGAAACCGGAAATCTCAGTTGGCAAGCCGCTTTTGAGGTAGAACCTGCTGCTTACGCTGTCCACGCTAAGATTCGGCAGGGCACTGAAGAAGCGCAAGGCGATGCCATGCTGCGCCAAAGTTACCACGATATACTGAAAAGTCAAATAGCCAATGAGCCGCAAGACATCTTAGATGTAGGGTGTAGTGTTGGCTTGAGTAGTTTTGCCCTACAAGCAGTTTATCCCCATGCCAAAATTACAGGCTTAGACTTATCTCCCTACTTCTTAGCCGTTGCCAATTATCGCGCTAGGCAACGTCAAGCTAAAATTAACTGGCTTCATGCCCAAGCAGAATCTACCGGGCTACCTGATGCCTCTTTTGATTTAGTTTCCATTTTCCTGATGTGCCACGAATTACCACAATCGGCAACGCGACAAATTTTAGCCCAAATACGGCGTTTGCTGCGTCCAGGTGGCTACTTGGCAATCATGGATATGAATCCCAAATCTGAAGTTTACAAAAAAATGCCAGCCTACATTTTGACTTTGCTCAAAAGTACTGAACCCTATTTAGATGAATATTTTGCTTTGGACATTGAGCAAGCTATTGTTGAGGCGGGTTTCCAAACTCCCACTATCACCAATAACACCCACCGTCACCGTACAGTAATTGCTCAGGTGAGTGGTTGA